A single region of the Equus przewalskii isolate Varuska chromosome 26, EquPr2, whole genome shotgun sequence genome encodes:
- the RAB14 gene encoding ras-related protein Rab-14 isoform X2 — translation MATAPYNYSYIFKYIIIGDMGVGKSCLLHQFTEKKFMADCPHTIGVEFGTRIIEVSGQKIKLQIWDTAGQERFRAVTRSYYRGAAGALMVYDITRRSTYNHLSSWLTDARNLTNPNTVIILIGNKADLEAQRDVTYEEAKQFAEENGLLFLEASAKTGENVEDAFLEAAKKIYQNIQDGSLDLNAAESGVQHKPSAPQGGRLTSEPQPQREGCGC, via the exons ATGGCAACTGCACCGTACAACTACTCttacatctttaaatatattattatcg gggACATGGGAGTTGGAAAATCTTGCTTACTTCaccaatttacagaaaaaaaat TTATGGCTGATTGTCCTCACACAATTGGTGTTGAATTTGGTACAAGAATAATTGAAGTTAGTGGCCAAAAAATCAAACTGCAGATTTGGGATACAGCAGGACAGGAGAGGTTTAGGGCTGTTACACGAAGCTACTACAGAGGAGCTGCGGGAGCGCTTATGGTCTATGATATCACTAG AAGAAGTACGTATAACCACTTAAGCAGCTGGTTGACAGATGCACGGAATCTCACCAATCCGAATACT GTAATAATTCTCATAGGAAATAAAGCAGAtttggaggcacagagagatgttACATATGAAGAAGCCAAACAGTTTGCTGAAGAAAACG gctTATTGTTCCTTGAAGCAAGTGCAAAAAC GGGAGAAAACGTAGAAGATGCTTTCCTTGAGGCTGCCAAGAAAATCTATCAGAACATTCAGGACGGAAGCCTGGATCTGAATGCTGCTGAGTCTGGTGTACAACACAAACCTTCAGCCCCACAGGGAGGCCGgctaaccagtgaaccccaacCCCAGAGAGAAGGCTGTGGCTGCTAG
- the RAB14 gene encoding ras-related protein Rab-14 isoform X1, translated as MYPSASVDNGPSRFIYIHLYPLHQIILKQISDIISSHRATMATAPYNYSYIFKYIIIGDMGVGKSCLLHQFTEKKFMADCPHTIGVEFGTRIIEVSGQKIKLQIWDTAGQERFRAVTRSYYRGAAGALMVYDITRRSTYNHLSSWLTDARNLTNPNTVIILIGNKADLEAQRDVTYEEAKQFAEENGLLFLEASAKTGENVEDAFLEAAKKIYQNIQDGSLDLNAAESGVQHKPSAPQGGRLTSEPQPQREGCGC; from the exons ATGTACCCATCAGCCAGTGTCGACAATGGTCCATCTCGTTTCATCTATATACACCTGTACCCTCTCCaccaaattattttgaagcaaatctcagacatcataTCATCTCATCG tgccACCATGGCAACTGCACCGTACAACTACTCttacatctttaaatatattattatcg gggACATGGGAGTTGGAAAATCTTGCTTACTTCaccaatttacagaaaaaaaat TTATGGCTGATTGTCCTCACACAATTGGTGTTGAATTTGGTACAAGAATAATTGAAGTTAGTGGCCAAAAAATCAAACTGCAGATTTGGGATACAGCAGGACAGGAGAGGTTTAGGGCTGTTACACGAAGCTACTACAGAGGAGCTGCGGGAGCGCTTATGGTCTATGATATCACTAG AAGAAGTACGTATAACCACTTAAGCAGCTGGTTGACAGATGCACGGAATCTCACCAATCCGAATACT GTAATAATTCTCATAGGAAATAAAGCAGAtttggaggcacagagagatgttACATATGAAGAAGCCAAACAGTTTGCTGAAGAAAACG gctTATTGTTCCTTGAAGCAAGTGCAAAAAC GGGAGAAAACGTAGAAGATGCTTTCCTTGAGGCTGCCAAGAAAATCTATCAGAACATTCAGGACGGAAGCCTGGATCTGAATGCTGCTGAGTCTGGTGTACAACACAAACCTTCAGCCCCACAGGGAGGCCGgctaaccagtgaaccccaacCCCAGAGAGAAGGCTGTGGCTGCTAG